From the Euphorbia lathyris chromosome 6, ddEupLath1.1, whole genome shotgun sequence genome, one window contains:
- the LOC136231929 gene encoding uncharacterized protein — translation MENNKPLDISSANAVLLGALAPGVNAPTWNTLKSAFLMLGVCLVVMLGLAFSSSDSWLIIHVGFLVLIAASLFFLLTWFLSEIGLVSVEHQMREMNLVPNDHKD, via the exons ATGGAGAACAATAAGCCATTAGATATTTCATCAGCTAATGCAGTCTTACTAGGAGCTCTAGCTCCTGGTGTTAAT GCTCCTACATGGAATACACTGAAATCGGCGTTTCTGATGCTGGGTGTATGCCTTGTTGTTATGCTTGGCTTAGCCTTCTCCTCAAGCGACTCTTGGTTGATAATCCATGTCGGATTTCTCGTCCTAATCGCCGCAtcccttttctttcttcttaccTG GTTTCTCTCTGAGATTGGTCTGGTTTCAGTTGAACATCAAATGAGAGAAATGAACTTGGTCCCAAATGATCACAAAGATTAA
- the LOC136232585 gene encoding nonsense-mediated mRNA decay factor SMG7-like produces MDVNSLPPLKDQKEKSRILIEVANVEKQLWALILTKGILHSDVQPLYRKVCSSYEKIILNGHELVELQDIEYSLWKVHYRHIDEFRKRIKKIPVNEEGTKFVASESVVATQRSNDIHVKGYKSFLSEAIKYYQNLIIKIKRYYGFSEDFSFCKRGENSVSVEAKTMQKLQFLCHRFLVCLGDLARYTEQCEKSDVQNQNWSVAVTHYLEATKIWPQSGNPQNQLAVLATYVGDEFLALYHCIRSLAVREPFPDARNNLMLLFERNRSSSLQFLSSEACFDFLNPSESATGANSQSRNDLSNCKMVQAEQNGSRETTLWPLLIRTMSFFFMKSSLEDFPSTFACTIKELDMLMALDDEKLKAAMESYKQVDSARSGPFRTLQVVSIFIFVIEDLINCPERRGSKNENDGQQFELTQEALTAAFIFMGRLVDRCLKAKFLSFCPLLPALLVFSEWLVSILDEAETYGSNEKSTKAMLYFFGAFLELLTRFDINKSEAKPSGSIALWEDYELRGFAPLACSHLCLDFSIHWEHADNYESGAECRAHRIVNAAIKIADRANSNNKWIRYDKSERKFYTAEANNFLRGKETEGAEPRITVLEVKDSGQHVHKMIEESEKIEASNSRATSKPVVVEEEEVILFKPLTRYNSAPLYNAMKANGESTHEDTADHAVTADECLRRATSLLIAQNQAQGDASSFQSDMTNFRRNQQFQKQEPLVKDDTEEPYSEASVSSGPFSFNTNASAGPPSLNAWVLSRGSLSIDKIVKGRRDVYKHGMPPIEEISTALLNDLSISVAANSVVTSGHESVITHDTHHAYTAPMPSAPFLPDDAVWFNGNQSTFSNYNGSGNTNITNNVFDASQAGGYANWTVSHQPIDYGLGITNFTDGYPPTRRLTSSEWLRQYRETQNLDRIPSHVWPEHSYGAVNTGNLYGHDMSRSGLFDQFGAPLAASPLVYEEYPLLIPGFPPVYGNGNVEQRREKLYHGYQRPSPYGCGAVNEPEPLLQYLKEKEWLLQQDPTFQGPAYTGS; encoded by the exons ATGGATGTTAATTCACTTCCTCCCCTCAAAGACCAGAAGGAAAAATCGAGAATTCTCATCGAG GTTGCTAATGTAGAGAAACAGCTATGGGCATTGATTCTTACTAAAGGGATATTGCATTCCGACGTTCAACCGTTGTACCGAAAAGTTTGTTCTAGTTATGAGAAAATCATCCTGAATGGTCATGAATTGGTAGAACTTCAAGACATTGAATATTCTTTGTGGAAGGTTCACTATAGACATATTGATGAATTTCGTAAGAGGATAAAGAAAATTCCTGTTAACGAAGAGGGTACGAAGTTTGTGGCATCAGAAAGTGTGGTTGCTACCCAAAGAAGTAATGATATTCATGTTAAAGGGTACAAGTCATTTTTGTCAGAAGCAATTAAGTATTATCAGAATCTGATCATAAAGATCAAAAGGTATTATGGATTCTCTGAAGACTTTTCTTTCTGTAAAAGGGGTGAAAATTCTGTTTCTGTTGAAGCGAAGACAATGCAGAAGCTTCAATTTCTGTGTCATCGTTTTCTGGTTTGTCTTGGCGATCTGGCTAGATATACAGAACAATGTGAAAAATCAGATGTCCAGAACCAAAACTGGTCAGTTGCAGTCACACATTATTTAGAAGCAACAAAAATCTGGCCACAGAGCGGAAACCCCCAAAATCAG TTGGCAGTTTTAGCAACATATGTTGGTGATGAATTCCTAGCTTTGTATCACTGTATAAGAAGTTTGGCTGTTCGAGAGCCGTTTCCTGATGCTCGGAATAACCTGATGTTATTATTTGAAAGA AACCGGTCATCGAGTTTGCAATTCCTTTCTAGTGAAGCCTGCTTTGATTTCTTAAATCCTTCTGAAAGTGCAACTGGGGCGAACTCTCAATCGAGAAATGATCTGTCAAATTGCAAGATGGTGCAAGCTGAACAAAATGGCTCAAGAGAAACTACTTTATGGCCTCTTCTCATTAGAACAATGAGCTTCTTCTTCATGAAATCTAG TTTGGAGGATTTCCCGTCTACTTTTGCATGTACTATAAAAGAGCTTGACATGTTGATGGCACTAGATGATGAAAAATTAAAAGCTGCAATGGAGTCTTATAAGCAAGTTGATTCAGCTCGAAGTGGTCCTTTTCGAACTCTGCAAGTTGTCTCTATATTCATCTTTGTGATTGAGGATCTAATAAACTGCCCAGAACGAAGAGGTTCGAAGAACGAGAATGACGGACAGCAGTTTGAGTTGACACAAGAGGCACTAACTGCTGCATTCATTTTCATGGGACGCCTCGTCGATAGATGTTTGAAGGCAAAATTTCTCAGCTTTTGCCCTCTTTTACCTGCATTACTTGTCTTTTCGGAGTGGTTAGTGAGCATTCTTGACGAAGCAGAAACATATGGATCAAATGAAAAAAGTACAAAAGCTATGCTCTACTTTTTCGGTGCTTTTCTCGAACTTCTAACGCGATTTGATATTAATAAGAGTGAAGCCAAGCCCTCAGGTAGCATAGCTCTTTGGGAAGATTACGAGTTGAGGGGGTTTGCACCTTTAGCTTGTTCTCATTTGTGCTTAGATTTTTCAATTCATTGGGAGCATGCTGACAATTATGAAAGCGGAGCTGAGTGCCGTGCACACCGCATTGTTAATGCTGCCATCAAGATTGCTGACAGAGCAAATAGTAATAACAAATGGATCCGCTATGATAAATCTGAAAGAAAATTTTACACAGCGGAGGCCAATAATTTTTTACGAGGGAAGGAAACTGAAGGGGCCGAGCCTCGTATTACTGTTTTGGAAGTGAAAGATTCTGGTCAGCATGTTCACAAAATGATTGAAGAATCTGAGAAGATTGAGGCAAGTAATTCTCGAGCGACGAGCAAACCTGTTGtagttgaggaagaagaagtcaTTCTCTTCAAGCCACTTACCAGATACAATTCAGCACCACTTTATAATGCTATGAAGGCTAATGGTGAATCGACTCACGAAGATACTGCGGACCATGCAGTAACAGCTGATGAATGCTTGAGACGCGCAACTTCACTGTTAATAGCACAAAACCAGGCACAGGGTGATGCTTCATCATTTCAGTCCGATATGACTAATTTCAGACGCAACCAACAGTTCCAGAAGCAGGAGCCTCTTGTGAAGGATGACACAGAAGAACCATATTCcgaagcctctgtttcttctggGCCTTTCTCTTTCAACACTAATGCGTCCGCTGGACCGCCTTCATTGAATGCATGGGTGCTTAGTAGAGGAAGTTTGAGCATTGACAAAATCGTGAAAGGTAGACGAGATGTGTATAAACATGGCATGCCGCCTATAGAAGAAATATCAACTGCATTGCTGAATGATCTCTCTATAAGTGTTGCTGCAAACTCTGTCGTGACTTCGGGGCATGAATCAGTGATCACCCACGACACACATCATGCTTATACAGCTCCGATGCCTTCTGCTCCATTCCTGCCTGATGACGCTGTTTGGTTTAACGGAAATCAATCTACCTTCTCCAACTACAATGGCTCAGGAAACACCAACATAACAAACAATGTCTTTGATGCATCACAAGCGGGTGGGTATGCAAATTGGACAGTTTCTCATCAGCCAATTGATTATGGTCTTGGTATTACAAATTTTACTGATGGTTATCCACCAACACGACGTCTGACATCTTCTGAATGGCTTCGTCAATACAGGGAAACTCAGAACCTTGATCGGATTCCTAGTCATGTATGGCCAGAGCATTCGTACGGTGCTGTGAACACTGGTAACTTGTATGGCCATGACATGTCAAGGTCTGGTCTTTTTGATCAATTTGGAGCTCCACTGGCCGCGAGTCCCTTGGTTTACGAGGAATACCCACTTTTGATTCCGGGTTTTCCTCCTGTTTACGGAAATGGCAATGTTGAACAGAGAAGGGAGAAGCTGTATCATGGGTATCAAAGACCAAGCCCTTACGGGTGTGGTGCAGTGAATGAGCCAGAGCCACTTCTGCAATATCTCAAGGAGAAAGAATGGCTCCTCCAGCAAGATCCAACTTTCCAAGGTCCTGCCTACACGGGAAGTTGA